AGATCTTGGGCTGAGGGGGCAAACACCAGTTCCGAATCAACTCTGCACGTGGCGGGGTAACAACTCAGTCGAGGCCCGTGGGGTCATGCAAGGAGCCGCTCCCCCCAGAGGCCCGCTCCAGCCCGGGCTACGGGGTCGGCGGTGACACTTACCACCGATGTTTCAAAGCACTCCAGGCcttggcccagggcccaggcgcGGGCCTGTGCCGACTGCACCACCCGTCTGCTGGCCAGGTCCGTCTTGTTGCCCACCAGCACACCTGCTCGGGAGGAGAAACCAAAGCGCAGCGCTGAGCCGGCGGTCCGTGCGGCCAGCAGGGACAGAACAGGGCGAGCGGGCTGAGTCCGAGGGGCACGAAAGGTCACGTGACAGCGCGCCTGGTTCGAGGTGGTGAGTGAGAGGGGGACACGGACATGTTGACCCCCCCAGGGCCACAGCAGAGCAGGCTTTGCTTTTCTCACCAGCTTCTGCGTGCCCCCTTGTCTAGACCCCCATGTGTCCGCTCTGTCGCCTCCAGGCTGCAGGTGTCCCGAAGGGGAGGGCGACTCCCTGCGAGCGTTTGCGGTAAGCTCCTGGCGCGTGGGGCGAGCTTTAGAAACGGTCATTAGCGCTAATCTGAGGCCCCGGCTCAGAGTCAGGGATCCAGAGGTAATTTCGTTCCGCCCCCAGCTGCAGGAGCTGCGGCTGGTTTCCGAGCCTGTCTCTGGGGACCGTTCCTCCCGGTCTGTAATGAGGAGAGTGTGTTGATCTCACAGGAGGATGAAAAATAAACTGACTTAACGCATTCAGAAGTGACAACAGCACTTGCCTGTTTACTTGCGCCCCCCGCACGGGAGAGGGCAAGGCAACTGTCTGGGTTCGCTGCCCAGAAATACCAGCTCGTgtccccaccactgcccctccccttgTTGCCCGAGCCCCCCACACCCTGCAAGGTGGGTGTCCTCGCGCCCACTGGACAGACTCAGAGGTGTGTGGTTACTCGCTGAGGTTTCTGTGCACAGGCCGGACCATCGCCCTCAAAGCCCGGGGCTCCCCTTTCTGCACCCACAGCCAGCCGTGCAGTGACCTTGTGCCCTTCGACCTGAACGGCAGCGGTGCTGCCGGCGAGCCTGGGCGCCCGCGGCTCCTACCTGGGAGGGAGGCGCCGGGAACCTGCACCTGCGCCTTCTCCAGCCACTTGCCGCAGCTGCCGAAGGACTGCTCGTTGGTCACGTCGTACACGAGACACAGGACGTCGGGGCCCTCCCACTGTGCAGGAGGGACAGGACGGGCACATCAGGAAGGGTGACAGTGACTTCCAGGGTGGGGGAGAGCTGGGCCAGTTTTCTGGGAAGGGACACGTGGACGGAGGGAAACGAAAAACTGTAGAGGCCATGAGTCAGGAAGCTGAGCCCCACACACAGGAGAAAACAATTCACCCATAGGAGTGAGTgggtgggcgcggggcgggggtgcAGTGGGAGCTCACATCTGTACCGGGCTCTGTGCGGGGCGCTCTGGCATCGGCGTGAGACCTCCCAGCTCTGCTGGCTGGCCCCGGTCCCTACCGTGCAGCAGCCCTGCAGGTGACTGACTCTCTCAACAGGGTGGGACTGcagcctctctctccccgccACGGCCTCAGCTGTCTGTCCGTGTGTGCACCCGTTCCCAGGACAGCCCACTCCGATGGGAGCTGGcacgcctgcctgcctgctctgcgGGCCCGGGACAGCGCCCTTTCCTTCCTCAACCAGCCCCCCTGGACGCTCGTGTGCTCGCATCTCCGTAACAAGGGCCGGCTTTTCACAATGCAAAGGGCACTTCCTGCCTCTCCTGCAGTGCCTCGGCCCTGATCCAAACCGGGCCACCGGACAGAGCCCACCGTCCCGGCACAGGGCCCAAGGGCAGCCCAGCAGGGCTACACTAGACCCGTGGCTGTGCCCTGGTCCTTGCAGACCCCCACCCTGCACAGTGGGAGTCTGGGTTACTTCTGGGGTGTCGTGACCTCCCAGGGTGTGAGAAGGAACCCTTTCCCTCCTGTTGTCCTTGGAAGGAGCCCAGGGTCACTCTGGAGGGCTCACCTTGCTGCCCCCACGGCCACCCTGGCTCCCGGAGGCCTCCAGGATGGGGGAGCACGGACTACCTGATGGTTCCCTCACACCCTCACTCTGCAGACCATCTCAGAACTCGTGCCAGAATCACACTGacgggcccccccacccccagccctgtccccgtGTGCCTGCAGGAGATgcctcttccctccagcctcaGCGAGGGACTCGGGCCAGTGCTCGGGTCGAGCCGGAGCAGGGAGCCTGGAGTCAGAGTGTGAGCTGAATGTGGCCCTGACCTCCTGCTGGGCAGGGCAGCACCCAGCACCGGGCTGTGCACATAGTAGGTGGGCATGGGGGGAACTTACCACCATCAGATCTGTATCTCTTAGACAACAGTAACAAAAAAGGGGGCAGAAGACAGTTTCCATTAAAATGTGGCCGTTCTTGGAAAGGCAGGGGAAGGCTCTGGAGAGTGCAACCCTTCTAATTAGCTCCCTGGCCCAGATTAGTGCAGCTGTTCCCTGGGAAGGCGCGGCAGGCTGGAACCCGAGAGGGTGGCTGGCCGGGTGGGTGTGATgggccctgggcagcaggggcaCGTCCCAGAGCCAGACCCACGGGACCGGGGAGCGGCCCAGGAAGGTGAGCCTCACGAAGTGGGGCACCCAGAGGCGGGGGGTGGAAATGTCGGCCCCTGTTCCGGGAGGCCGGGGAGGAGGGCTGAAGGGGCACCATCGGGAGGGGGTGTTCAAGGGAAGGGAGGCCCAAGAAAGAGCAGCTACTGGGACTGAGCCACCCACCTCTGGCACATTGGGGACCCGGCCATTCAGAgctgggggtcggggtggggggaatCACATGCCGGAGCCGCTCCCACTAGCCAAGGGGCCGCCAGTCCCAAGGCCGGGAGGGGCACCCCTTCTAGAACTTTGTCACAACAGCCTCTCTCAGCAGCCAGAGCGCACAGTGAAGTCTCCGCGGGGGCGTGGTAAGGGGCGAACCTTCTGGCGGGAGGTGGTGGGGGTTAGGAAATGAAATGACACGCTACTTGCCAACTTATCCAGCATCTCAGAAAACAGCTCCTTGCCGGCAGAGTCAAAAATGAAGAGCTCCTGGAATCAGAAAGGCGCGACCTGAGAATGCCCAtccccctggggggcggggggcaggcaccACTAGCGGCCTGGGGGCTGTCCCTTCTCCCCGGGGCACGAGGCAGGTGGCGGGGAGAAGAGCGGCCTCCGGAACCCTGGCGAGGCCGCACAAccgctccccgcccctcccagcaccctccgcaCGGCGCTCACCTTCCCTAACCTCGAGAGCAAAAATACCAGGAACAAGCTGACTTCCCACCTGGCAGAACAGAATGCTAAACAGGCTGACAAGTGCTCTGGTTTCCAAAAGGTCATTCT
The sequence above is a segment of the Phyllostomus discolor isolate MPI-MPIP mPhyDis1 chromosome 2, mPhyDis1.pri.v3, whole genome shotgun sequence genome. Coding sequences within it:
- the IFT27 gene encoding intraflagellar transport protein 27 homolog isoform X3, which translates into the protein MVKLAAKCILAGDPAVGKTALAHIFRSDGAHFQKSYTLTTGVDLVVKTVPVPDTGDSVELFIFDSAGKELFSEMLDKLWEGPDVLCLVYDVTNEQSFGSCGKWLEKAQVQVPGASLPGVLVGNKTDLASRRVVQSAQARAWALGQGLECFETSVKEMENWEAPFQHLARQFHQLYREKVEIFGALV